A stretch of Bradyrhizobium diazoefficiens DNA encodes these proteins:
- a CDS encoding diguanylate cyclase, giving the protein MLSGWRETSARRPWRISAKLLIISSVVTVIGFSAVCVNVMLDMRHGEEALARQTLENLATSIDADISRNIEIYDLSLKAVVNNMLLPEIATVSTPVRHLILFDHATTARHFGAIQVFDADGRLTIDASTLDPQPENRADEDYFRIHRDNPDAGLFISRPMLFRGAYSIVLSRRISDTDGGFMGVVAGSIRFSYFHELFERLNLDAEDTITVLKRDRTIMMRRPFDLDVIGKNLGERPDWKSDNLKVGGAFAGQGPIDGTSRLYVRSSGTNPLFVVAGKPLGSVYALWQKEALRIGAVVLMLSLFVLGSAIVLAREISRRADAERKLEEMATTDALTGLRNRRKFDQAIDIEWRRAMRQKTQVALLMIDADHFKSYNDTFGHQAGDQVLVGIAICISDSVRRAGDCAARYGGEEFAVLLPDTSAADAFKIAELIRGKVQGWSDGGAGSTVSCGIASLAPSAGMDWAILVAAADKALYAAKAGGRNQSVVASLPQLSLVA; this is encoded by the coding sequence ATGCTGTCTGGATGGCGCGAAACCTCGGCCCGGCGGCCGTGGCGGATTTCCGCGAAGCTGCTGATCATCTCGTCCGTCGTGACGGTGATCGGCTTTTCCGCCGTTTGCGTCAACGTCATGCTCGACATGCGCCACGGCGAGGAGGCGCTCGCCCGCCAGACGCTGGAAAACCTGGCCACGTCCATCGACGCCGACATCAGCCGCAATATCGAGATCTACGACCTTTCCCTGAAGGCGGTCGTCAACAACATGCTGCTGCCCGAGATCGCCACGGTCTCGACGCCCGTCCGTCACCTCATCCTGTTCGATCATGCGACCACGGCGCGGCATTTCGGCGCCATCCAGGTGTTCGATGCCGACGGCAGGCTGACCATCGACGCCTCCACGCTCGATCCGCAGCCGGAGAACCGCGCCGACGAGGACTATTTCAGGATTCATCGCGACAACCCCGACGCCGGATTGTTCATCAGCCGCCCAATGCTATTCCGCGGCGCCTATTCGATCGTGCTGAGCCGGCGCATCAGCGACACCGATGGCGGCTTCATGGGGGTGGTCGCCGGCTCGATCCGCTTCAGCTATTTCCACGAACTGTTCGAGCGGCTGAACCTCGATGCCGAGGACACCATCACCGTGCTGAAGCGCGACCGCACCATCATGATGCGGCGGCCCTTCGATCTCGACGTCATCGGCAAGAACCTCGGCGAACGGCCGGACTGGAAGTCCGACAATCTCAAGGTGGGCGGCGCGTTTGCCGGCCAGGGACCGATCGACGGCACGTCGCGGCTCTATGTCCGCAGCAGCGGGACCAATCCGCTGTTCGTGGTGGCCGGAAAGCCGCTCGGCTCCGTCTACGCGCTGTGGCAGAAGGAGGCGCTTCGCATCGGCGCCGTGGTGCTGATGCTCTCTTTGTTCGTGCTGGGATCGGCGATCGTGCTTGCCCGCGAAATCAGCCGGCGCGCGGATGCCGAACGCAAGCTCGAGGAGATGGCAACGACCGACGCGCTCACGGGCTTGCGCAACCGCCGCAAGTTCGACCAGGCGATCGACATCGAATGGCGCCGCGCCATGCGCCAGAAGACGCAGGTCGCGCTCTTGATGATCGATGCCGATCACTTCAAGTCGTACAACGACACGTTCGGCCACCAGGCCGGCGACCAGGTGCTGGTCGGCATTGCCATCTGCATCTCCGATTCGGTGCGCCGCGCCGGCGACTGCGCCGCACGCTATGGCGGCGAGGAGTTCGCCGTGCTGCTGCCGGACACGTCCGCCGCCGATGCCTTCAAGATCGCCGAATTGATCCGCGGCAAGGTGCAGGGCTGGTCCGACGGCGGGGCGGGATCGACCGTCTCCTGCGGCATCGCCAGCCTCGCGCCCAGCGCCGGCATGGACTGGGCCATCCTGGTCGCCGCCGCCGACAAGGCGCTCTACGCCGCAAAGGCCGGCGGCCGCAACCAGTCGGTGGTGGCGAGCCTGCCGCAGCTGTCGCTGGTGGCTTAA
- a CDS encoding EAL domain-containing protein, translating to MRLIRCLAPIALGLMILVAASPARALDAVSVRGDAPAIDLTGVLEHQRSDADRIQVSTAPGTDGIVRRIEVRAREGGQNWVVFALANNTDDQLDRLIVAPHYRIVSSGLLWPDLGLSRIATITPSTGDRPERQDSPTADVFRVTLDPGAVITFVAELRTDKLPQLYLWEPDAYKDKVNSFTLYQGIVIGISGLLALVLTILFVVKGSIMFPAAAALAWAVLVYIGVDFGFWGKVLDMSNNAERIWRAAGEAILAATLLVFLFAYLNLSRWHVRYSHITVGWLAFLGSLVALALFDPAVASGIARISLVLIAFAGFALIVYLSTHGFDRAVLLIPTWFLLVVWVVAAGMTVAGSVTNDIVGPALLGGLVLIVMLIGFTVMQHAFAGGGATTGVVSDIERRALALAGSGDLIWDWDVSADKVFTSPETEALLGLKRGALEGPAASWLEVLHPLDQDRFRAALDSVLDQRRGRLVQDFRLRTPDGHFMWFALKARPVVGSDGEVSRVVGTLTDVTELRNAEERLLHDSVHDNLTGLPNRKLFMDRLGAVAHFAKTMPTLRPTLMVIDLDRFKQVNDSVGIAVGDSILLTLARRLTRILKPQDTLARLAGDQFGLILLSEQDPARITAFAETIRKTIRAPIAFNDREIFLTASIGLALSDPQTQLTDEIIKDAELAMYHSKRIGGDRIDVYKPAMRARKTDRLTLESELRRAIERQELTILYQPIVRLEDRSVAGFEALVRWDHPKLGRMAPSEFITIAEETGLIIDLGMFVLDQTAKQLSIWQRAMRSREPIFASVNVSSRQLLRHDLIHDIRTVLSRSSVARGTLKLELTESLVMENPEHAAQMLTRIRELGTGLSLDDFGTGHSSLAYLQRFPFDTIKIDQSFVRTTNRGTRPVILKSIIALAHDLGMDVVAEGAETDSDAVELYQLGCEYAQGFAFGEPMDADAAMRLLTEVRLEAAS from the coding sequence TTGCGTCTGATCAGGTGCCTCGCGCCCATTGCGCTGGGCCTCATGATTCTTGTCGCCGCGTCGCCTGCACGCGCGCTCGACGCTGTCAGCGTTCGCGGTGACGCGCCCGCAATCGACCTCACCGGCGTGCTCGAGCATCAGCGCAGCGACGCCGACCGCATCCAGGTCTCCACCGCGCCCGGAACCGACGGCATCGTCCGCCGCATCGAGGTGCGCGCCCGCGAGGGCGGCCAGAACTGGGTGGTGTTCGCGCTCGCCAACAACACCGACGACCAGCTCGACCGCCTGATCGTCGCCCCGCATTATCGCATCGTCTCCTCCGGGCTGTTGTGGCCCGACCTCGGGCTATCGCGCATCGCCACCATCACGCCCTCGACCGGCGACCGGCCGGAACGGCAGGACAGCCCGACCGCCGACGTCTTCCGCGTCACGCTCGACCCCGGCGCCGTCATCACCTTCGTCGCGGAACTGCGCACCGATAAGTTACCGCAGCTCTATCTGTGGGAACCGGACGCCTACAAGGACAAGGTCAACTCCTTCACCCTGTACCAAGGCATCGTGATCGGCATCTCCGGGCTTCTGGCGCTCGTTCTTACCATTCTGTTCGTGGTGAAGGGCAGCATCATGTTCCCGGCGGCCGCGGCGCTGGCCTGGGCGGTGCTGGTCTATATCGGCGTCGATTTCGGCTTCTGGGGCAAGGTGCTCGACATGTCGAACAACGCCGAGCGCATCTGGCGCGCGGCGGGCGAAGCGATTCTGGCGGCGACGCTGCTGGTGTTCCTGTTCGCCTATCTCAACCTCAGTCGATGGCATGTGCGCTACTCCCATATTACCGTGGGCTGGCTCGCCTTCCTGGGCTCGCTGGTGGCGCTCGCTCTGTTCGACCCGGCCGTGGCCTCCGGCATCGCCCGCATCTCGCTGGTGCTGATCGCCTTCGCCGGCTTCGCGCTGATCGTTTATCTCTCCACCCACGGCTTCGACCGCGCGGTGCTGTTGATCCCGACCTGGTTCCTGCTCGTGGTCTGGGTGGTCGCGGCCGGCATGACGGTGGCGGGCTCCGTCACCAACGACATCGTCGGCCCTGCGCTGCTCGGCGGCCTTGTGCTGATCGTGATGCTGATCGGCTTCACGGTCATGCAGCACGCCTTCGCCGGCGGCGGCGCCACCACCGGCGTCGTCTCCGACATTGAGCGGCGCGCCCTGGCGCTGGCCGGTTCCGGCGATTTGATCTGGGACTGGGACGTCTCCGCCGACAAGGTTTTCACCAGCCCCGAGACCGAAGCCCTGCTCGGCCTCAAGCGCGGCGCGCTGGAGGGCCCGGCCGCCTCCTGGCTCGAAGTGCTGCATCCGCTCGACCAGGACCGCTTCCGCGCAGCTCTCGACAGCGTGCTCGACCAGCGCCGCGGCAGGCTGGTGCAGGATTTCCGCCTGCGTACCCCGGATGGTCATTTCATGTGGTTCGCGCTGAAGGCGCGGCCGGTGGTCGGCTCCGACGGCGAGGTCTCGCGCGTGGTCGGCACGCTCACCGACGTCACCGAACTCCGCAACGCCGAGGAGCGCCTGCTGCACGATTCCGTGCATGACAACCTCACCGGCCTGCCCAACCGCAAGCTGTTCATGGACCGGCTAGGCGCGGTCGCGCATTTCGCCAAGACCATGCCGACGCTGCGACCGACGCTGATGGTGATCGACCTCGACCGCTTCAAGCAGGTCAACGATTCCGTCGGCATCGCGGTCGGCGATTCCATCCTGCTGACGCTCGCCCGCCGCCTCACCCGCATCCTGAAGCCGCAGGACACGCTGGCGCGGCTCGCCGGCGACCAGTTCGGCCTGATCCTGCTGTCGGAGCAGGATCCCGCGCGCATCACCGCCTTTGCGGAAACCATCCGCAAGACCATCCGCGCGCCGATCGCCTTCAACGACCGCGAGATTTTTCTCACCGCCTCGATCGGTCTCGCCCTGTCTGATCCGCAGACCCAACTGACGGACGAGATCATCAAGGACGCCGAGCTTGCGATGTATCATTCCAAGCGCATCGGCGGCGACCGCATCGACGTCTACAAGCCGGCGATGCGCGCGCGCAAGACCGACCGCCTGACGCTGGAAAGCGAGCTGCGCCGCGCCATCGAGCGCCAGGAGCTCACCATCCTCTACCAGCCGATCGTGCGGCTGGAGGATCGCTCGGTCGCCGGTTTCGAAGCGCTGGTGCGCTGGGATCATCCGAAGCTCGGGCGCATGGCGCCGTCGGAATTCATCACCATCGCGGAAGAGACCGGTCTGATCATCGACCTCGGCATGTTCGTGCTCGACCAGACCGCCAAGCAGCTCTCGATCTGGCAGCGCGCGATGCGCTCACGCGAGCCGATCTTCGCATCCGTCAACGTCTCCTCGCGACAGTTGCTGCGCCACGACCTGATCCACGACATCCGCACGGTGCTGTCGCGCTCCTCGGTGGCGCGCGGCACGCTGAAGCTGGAATTGACGGAATCGCTGGTGATGGAGAATCCGGAGCACGCAGCGCAAATGCTGACGCGGATCCGCGAGCTCGGCACCGGACTGTCGCTCGACGATTTCGGCACCGGCCATTCCTCGCTCGCCTATCTCCAGCGCTTCCCGTTCGACACCATCAAGATCGACCAGTCGTTCGTCCGCACCACCAATCGCGGCACCCGGCCGGTGATCCTGAAGTCGATCATCGCGCTCGCACACGATCTCGGCATGGACGTGGTGGCGGAAGGCGCGGAGACCGATTCCGACGCGGTCGAGCTCTACCAGCTCGGCTGCGAATACGCGCAAGGCTTTGCCTTCGGCGAGCCGATGGACGCCGATGCCGCGATGCGGCTGCTGACGGAAGTGCGGCTGGAAGCGGCGAGCTAG
- a CDS encoding NAD(P)H-quinone oxidoreductase produces MEKLPAQMTVVAISKPGGPEVLLPEQRTVPQPGPDEILVKVQAAGVNRPDVAQRSGAYPPPPGASDLPGLEISGEVVAVGSNAKKHKIGDIVMSLVAGGGYAQYCIAQDAQAMSVPPALSIKEAGALPETLMTVWHNVFERGGLKAGETLLIHGGSSGIGTMAIQLAKAFGAKVFVTVGSQDKIDACLKLGADRAINYKTEDFVAVVKEETNKVGVNLILDMVAGDYVDRNYDAAAVDGRIVQIATLNGPKVSVNIAKVMVKRLTHTGSTLRPRSNADKAAMVAAIEAKVMPLLREGRVKPLMDSAFPLERASDAHRRMETSAHIGKIVLEV; encoded by the coding sequence ATGGAAAAGCTGCCCGCGCAAATGACCGTGGTCGCCATCTCCAAGCCCGGTGGGCCGGAGGTCCTGCTGCCGGAACAGCGCACCGTGCCGCAGCCCGGTCCCGACGAAATTTTGGTCAAGGTGCAGGCCGCCGGCGTCAACCGGCCCGACGTGGCGCAGCGCTCCGGCGCCTATCCGCCGCCGCCCGGCGCCAGCGACCTGCCGGGGCTCGAGATATCAGGCGAAGTGGTCGCGGTCGGCAGCAACGCCAAGAAGCACAAGATCGGTGACATCGTGATGTCGCTGGTCGCCGGTGGCGGCTACGCGCAATATTGCATCGCCCAGGACGCCCAGGCCATGAGCGTGCCGCCGGCGCTGTCGATCAAGGAAGCCGGCGCACTGCCGGAAACCCTGATGACGGTCTGGCACAATGTGTTCGAGCGTGGCGGGCTGAAGGCCGGCGAGACGCTGCTGATCCATGGCGGGTCCTCCGGCATCGGCACGATGGCGATCCAGCTCGCGAAGGCGTTCGGCGCAAAAGTGTTCGTCACCGTCGGCTCGCAGGACAAGATCGATGCCTGCCTCAAGCTGGGCGCCGACCGCGCCATCAATTACAAGACCGAAGACTTCGTCGCCGTGGTCAAGGAAGAGACCAACAAGGTCGGCGTCAATCTGATCCTCGACATGGTCGCCGGCGACTATGTCGACCGCAACTATGATGCTGCCGCGGTCGACGGCCGTATCGTGCAGATCGCAACCCTCAACGGCCCGAAGGTCAGCGTCAACATCGCCAAGGTGATGGTGAAGCGGTTGACGCATACCGGTTCGACCTTGCGCCCCCGTAGTAATGCGGACAAGGCGGCGATGGTGGCTGCGATCGAAGCCAAAGTGATGCCGCTTTTGCGCGAGGGCCGCGTCAAACCGCTGATGGACAGCGCTTTCCCGCTCGAAAGGGCATCCGACGCACACCGGCGCATGGAGACCTCCGCACATATTGGCAAAATTGTGTTGGAGGTCTAG
- a CDS encoding DUF1192 domain-containing protein, translating to MPMEDDDRPRKKISHEIGQELALLSVEELTERVALLKTEIARLEEAATKKRTSRDAANSIFKT from the coding sequence ATGCCGATGGAAGACGACGACCGCCCGCGCAAGAAGATCAGCCATGAGATCGGACAGGAGCTCGCACTGTTGTCGGTCGAGGAACTGACCGAGCGGGTCGCATTGCTCAAGACCGAGATCGCAAGGCTGGAAGAAGCCGCCACCAAGAAGCGCACCTCGCGCGATGCGGCGAACAGTATCTTCAAGACGTAG
- a CDS encoding DUF1465 family protein, which yields MERLQADGALVQLSERFTNSAAFGALFREGMDLVEQTAAYLDGDGRNEAKALDRAVSLTYATESMRLTTRLMQLASWLLLHRAVKEGEMTLVQANREKTKVKLSAADPGAADTIEKLPTQLQDLIHRSMSLQTRVRRLDTTIHTPPADHIAIGNPLVPQLNALKAAFER from the coding sequence ATGGAACGTTTGCAAGCCGACGGCGCTCTCGTTCAACTCAGCGAGCGGTTCACCAATTCTGCAGCATTCGGTGCCCTGTTCCGCGAGGGCATGGATCTGGTCGAACAGACCGCCGCCTATCTCGACGGCGACGGCCGCAACGAGGCCAAGGCGCTCGACCGCGCCGTCAGCTTGACTTACGCGACCGAGAGCATGCGCCTCACCACCCGCCTGATGCAGCTCGCCTCGTGGCTCCTGCTGCACCGCGCGGTGAAGGAAGGCGAGATGACGCTGGTCCAGGCCAACCGCGAGAAGACCAAGGTCAAGCTCTCCGCGGCCGATCCCGGTGCCGCCGACACCATCGAGAAGTTGCCGACGCAGCTCCAGGACCTGATCCATCGTTCGATGAGCCTGCAGACCCGCGTGCGCCGGCTCGACACCACCATCCACACTCCGCCGGCCGACCACATCGCGATCGGCAACCCGCTGGTGCCGCAGCTCAACGCCCTGAAGGCGGCATTCGAGCGGTAA
- a CDS encoding IS110 family transposase has protein sequence MAKRNTICAGIDTSKDKLDVALDGSSEELQVKNTAEGHQELVEWLKRHKVKRVGIEASGGYEQAAVAELRRKRFVVIVFQPIQVRAYATFHLQRAKNDKIDAALIAACTAAVKNIHPAPDPRLQPFAVHLTMIDQIKEDIAKLKNRLESCRDERIQKFWKEQIALLAKHRRAEFKALVAAIRKHRDLAARLDLIYSVGGSGLPTAVAILIRMPEIGRITREQAAALTGLAPYDDDSGKHIGARRIDGGRQRLRQALYTAALPASFRWNPQLMALYSRLIAAGKGHKRALVACARKLIVIINAVVARGTPWVAEPPKTVSVSVT, from the coding sequence ATGGCCAAACGTAACACGATCTGTGCCGGAATCGATACTAGCAAAGACAAGCTCGACGTGGCGCTCGATGGCAGTTCGGAGGAGCTGCAGGTCAAGAACACGGCGGAAGGTCACCAGGAGTTGGTGGAGTGGCTGAAGCGCCACAAGGTCAAGAGGGTTGGGATCGAGGCGAGCGGTGGTTATGAGCAGGCGGCGGTTGCCGAACTGCGACGCAAGCGGTTTGTCGTCATCGTATTTCAGCCGATCCAGGTCCGTGCCTATGCCACGTTCCATTTGCAACGGGCCAAGAACGACAAGATCGATGCTGCGTTGATTGCGGCCTGCACCGCCGCGGTCAAGAACATCCATCCCGCTCCAGACCCCCGGCTGCAGCCCTTTGCCGTGCATCTGACGATGATCGACCAGATCAAGGAGGACATCGCAAAGCTCAAAAATCGGCTGGAGAGCTGCCGTGACGAGCGTATCCAGAAGTTCTGGAAGGAGCAGATTGCTCTGTTGGCCAAGCACAGACGAGCCGAGTTCAAGGCCTTGGTGGCAGCGATCCGCAAGCATCGCGATCTCGCCGCACGTCTCGATCTGATCTACAGCGTTGGCGGCAGCGGCTTGCCGACCGCGGTTGCCATCTTGATCAGGATGCCCGAGATCGGTCGGATCACCCGCGAGCAAGCCGCAGCCCTCACCGGACTTGCGCCTTACGATGACGACAGCGGCAAGCATATCGGCGCCCGTCGAATTGACGGCGGACGCCAGCGCTTGCGTCAGGCACTCTACACCGCAGCTCTTCCGGCCTCCTTCCGCTGGAACCCGCAGCTCATGGCCCTGTACAGCCGGCTGATCGCCGCCGGCAAGGGCCACAAGCGCGCGCTCGTCGCCTGTGCCAGAAAGCTGATCGTCATCATCAACGCCGTCGTCGCCCGCGGAACACCGTGGGTCGCTGAACCGCCCAAAACCGTGAGTGTGTCCGTCACCTGA
- the rpmE gene encoding 50S ribosomal protein L31, translated as MKAEIHPDYHTIKVVMTDGTEYLTRSTWGKEGDTLNLDIDPKSHPAWTGGNAQLMDRGGRVSRFQKKFSGFLKKD; from the coding sequence ATGAAAGCCGAAATTCATCCGGATTATCATACGATTAAGGTCGTGATGACCGACGGAACCGAGTACCTGACCCGCTCCACCTGGGGCAAGGAAGGCGACACGCTGAACCTCGACATCGACCCGAAGTCGCACCCGGCCTGGACCGGCGGCAACGCCCAGCTGATGGATCGCGGCGGCCGCGTCTCGCGCTTCCAGAAGAAGTTTTCGGGCTTCCTCAAAAAGGATTGA
- a CDS encoding ABC transporter ATP-binding protein/permease translates to MSAVERLETGPAEAPSIEVELIEQPAKGRAKLRPLMALAPYVARYRGRAALAFVALTVAALTTLLVPVAVRRMIDFGLTPEGIALINSYFSVMIAVVAVLALASASRYYLVMTIGERIVADLRRDVFAHLLSLSPAFFDSARSGELVSRLTADTTQIKSAVGASVSIALRNLMMFFGAAAMMVITSPRLSGFVLLAIPLIVLPLVAFGRWVRRLSRNAQDTLADASAYAGELVGAIRTVQAYTSEGLAAKRFGGEVEQAYNAARTSTQARAVLTAIVIFIVFASVVGILWIGSHDVLTGAITPGRLGQFVLYAAFAAGGLGQLSEVWGEVSAASGAAERLFEILHVQPDIRAPASPRALPVPGRGEVGFDHVSFAYPARPDVNVLDAVSFTVRPGEKVAIVGPSGAGKSTIFHLLLRFYDPKAGAISLDGVPVKSADPRDFRARIALVPQESNVFAASARENIRFGRPDAGDAEVERAAELAHAAEFIRRLPDGFETPLGERGVMLSGGQRQRIAIARAILRDAPLLLLDEATSALDAESETLVQTALEELMSHRTTLVIAHRLATVLSCDRILVMDQGKIVEQGTHAQLVAANGLYARLARLQFEGA, encoded by the coding sequence ATGAGCGCAGTAGAACGGCTTGAAACCGGGCCCGCTGAGGCCCCGTCGATCGAAGTCGAACTGATCGAGCAGCCGGCGAAAGGCCGTGCCAAGCTGCGGCCGCTGATGGCGCTCGCGCCTTACGTGGCTCGCTATCGCGGCCGGGCGGCGCTCGCCTTCGTCGCGCTGACGGTTGCGGCGCTGACCACGCTGCTGGTGCCGGTTGCGGTGCGCCGGATGATCGATTTCGGCCTGACGCCGGAAGGCATCGCGCTGATCAACAGCTACTTCTCGGTGATGATCGCGGTGGTCGCCGTGCTCGCACTCGCGAGTGCGTCGCGCTACTACCTCGTGATGACCATCGGCGAGCGCATCGTCGCCGATCTCAGGCGCGACGTGTTTGCGCATCTGCTGTCGCTGTCGCCGGCCTTCTTCGATTCCGCGCGCAGCGGCGAATTGGTGTCGCGGCTCACGGCCGACACGACGCAAATCAAATCCGCGGTCGGCGCCTCCGTTTCGATCGCGCTGCGCAATCTGATGATGTTCTTCGGCGCGGCGGCGATGATGGTGATCACCAGCCCGCGCCTCTCCGGCTTCGTGCTGCTTGCGATCCCCCTGATCGTGCTGCCGCTGGTCGCCTTCGGGCGCTGGGTGCGGCGTCTGTCGCGCAATGCGCAGGACACGCTCGCGGACGCGTCCGCCTATGCCGGCGAGCTGGTCGGCGCGATCCGTACCGTGCAGGCCTATACCAGCGAAGGGCTGGCGGCGAAGCGCTTCGGTGGCGAGGTCGAGCAGGCCTACAACGCGGCTCGCACGTCCACGCAGGCACGCGCGGTTCTCACCGCCATCGTCATCTTCATCGTGTTCGCAAGCGTGGTCGGCATTCTCTGGATCGGCTCGCATGACGTGCTGACCGGCGCGATCACGCCGGGCCGGCTCGGCCAGTTCGTGCTCTATGCGGCCTTCGCGGCGGGAGGCCTCGGCCAGCTCAGCGAGGTCTGGGGCGAGGTTTCGGCCGCGTCCGGTGCCGCCGAACGCCTGTTCGAGATTTTGCACGTGCAGCCCGACATCAGAGCGCCGGCGTCGCCGCGCGCGCTGCCGGTGCCGGGGCGCGGTGAGGTCGGCTTCGATCACGTCAGCTTCGCCTATCCGGCGCGGCCCGATGTCAACGTGCTCGACGCCGTATCGTTCACGGTGCGGCCCGGCGAGAAGGTTGCGATCGTCGGCCCGTCCGGTGCCGGCAAGAGCACCATCTTCCATCTGCTGCTGCGCTTCTACGATCCGAAGGCCGGCGCGATCTCGCTCGACGGCGTACCGGTGAAGTCCGCCGATCCGCGCGATTTCCGCGCGCGCATCGCGCTGGTGCCGCAGGAATCGAACGTGTTCGCGGCAAGCGCGCGCGAGAACATCCGCTTCGGCCGGCCCGATGCTGGTGATGCCGAGGTCGAGCGTGCGGCCGAGCTCGCGCATGCCGCCGAATTCATCCGCCGTCTGCCCGACGGCTTCGAGACCCCGCTCGGCGAGCGCGGCGTGATGCTCTCCGGCGGCCAGCGCCAGCGCATCGCGATCGCGCGCGCCATCCTGCGCGATGCGCCGCTCCTCCTGCTCGATGAAGCGACCTCCGCCCTCGACGCCGAAAGCGAGACGCTGGTGCAGACCGCGCTGGAAGAGTTGATGAGCCACCGCACCACGCTGGTGATCGCGCACCGTCTCGCCACCGTGCTGTCCTGCGATCGCATCCTGGTGATGGACCAGGGCAAGATCGTCGAGCAGGGCACGCATGCCCAGCTGGTCGCGGCGAACGGGCTTTATGCGAGGCTGGCCAGGTTGCAGTTCGAGGGGGCGTGA
- a CDS encoding GNAT family N-acetyltransferase: protein MSALRLRPYRPEDEAASIDLWHRTWQQAYPQIDFAARVEWWRERWRKDLVPKAAIVVAEQDGALTGFVTIDGDGYLDQLVVDPSHWGSDAARLLVDEAKRLSPSGVTLLVNKDNSRAIRFYERNGFAHEGEDVNPTSGRPVLKMIWRP from the coding sequence ATGAGCGCGCTCCGCCTGCGCCCTTACCGTCCCGAGGACGAGGCTGCTTCCATCGACCTCTGGCATCGCACCTGGCAGCAGGCCTATCCACAGATCGATTTCGCCGCGCGGGTGGAGTGGTGGCGCGAGCGCTGGCGCAAGGATCTGGTGCCGAAGGCTGCGATCGTGGTGGCCGAACAGGACGGCGCGCTGACCGGCTTCGTCACCATCGACGGCGACGGCTATCTCGACCAGCTCGTGGTCGATCCCAGCCACTGGGGCTCGGACGCGGCAAGGCTTTTGGTCGACGAAGCCAAGCGCCTGTCACCATCGGGCGTCACGCTACTCGTCAACAAGGACAACAGCCGCGCCATCCGCTTCTACGAGCGCAACGGCTTTGCCCATGAGGGCGAGGACGTGAACCCGACGTCGGGACGGCCAGTGCTGAAGATGATTTGGCGGCCGTGA
- a CDS encoding peptidoglycan -binding protein, whose amino-acid sequence MALARGRRSEGAFNYWPGFVDALSTLVLSIVFLLSVFLVVQFFLSQEVTGKDKALEQLNAKIAQLNELLSLEKLGKLSLDDEVSQLKAGLASAETERDRMKGLYEGLANAGNDAQGKTTELGKALDSEKAVSARALAQIEVLNQQISALRRQLAALEEALDASEKRDKESQNRIADLGSRLNVALAQRVQELSRYRSEFFGRLRAILGNRPDIRVVGDRFVFQSEVFFDTGQATLLPEGRAELDTVAAALIELDKKIPPEIAWVLRVDGHTDVRPVNGPNFKSNWDLSSARAISVVQYLISLGVPAQRLVAAGFAEFQPLDTANTEDAYKRNRRIELKLTER is encoded by the coding sequence ATGGCTCTAGCCCGCGGCCGCCGCAGCGAAGGCGCCTTCAATTACTGGCCCGGATTCGTCGACGCGCTGTCGACGCTGGTGCTGTCGATCGTGTTCCTGCTCTCGGTATTCCTGGTCGTGCAGTTCTTCCTGTCGCAGGAGGTGACCGGCAAGGACAAGGCGCTGGAGCAACTCAACGCCAAGATCGCCCAGCTCAACGAGCTGCTGTCGCTGGAGAAGCTCGGCAAGCTCAGCCTCGACGACGAGGTTTCGCAGCTGAAGGCCGGGCTCGCCTCGGCCGAGACCGAGCGCGACCGCATGAAGGGCCTCTATGAGGGCCTCGCCAATGCCGGCAACGACGCGCAGGGCAAGACCACCGAGCTCGGCAAGGCGCTGGACTCCGAGAAGGCGGTCTCGGCGCGGGCGCTGGCGCAGATCGAGGTGCTGAACCAGCAGATCAGCGCGCTGCGCCGGCAATTGGCGGCGCTGGAGGAGGCACTCGACGCCAGCGAGAAGCGCGACAAGGAATCGCAGAACCGTATCGCCGATCTCGGCTCCCGCCTCAACGTCGCGCTGGCGCAGCGCGTGCAGGAATTGTCGCGCTACCGCTCCGAGTTCTTCGGCCGTCTCCGCGCCATTCTCGGCAATCGTCCTGATATTCGCGTGGTCGGCGACCGCTTCGTGTTTCAGTCCGAAGTGTTCTTCGACACCGGACAGGCGACGCTGCTGCCCGAAGGCCGCGCCGAGCTCGACACGGTCGCGGCCGCGCTGATCGAGCTCGACAAGAAAATCCCGCCCGAGATCGCCTGGGTGCTGCGCGTCGACGGCCACACCGACGTGCGGCCGGTGAATGGCCCGAATTTCAAGTCGAACTGGGACCTGTCGTCCGCCCGCGCGATCTCGGTGGTGCAATATCTGATCTCGCTCGGCGTGCCCGCCCAGCGCCTGGTCGCCGCCGGCTTCGCCGAATTCCAGCCGCTCGACACCGCCAATACTGAAGACGCCTACAAGCGCAACCGGCGCATCGAGCTGAAGCTGACGGAGCGGTAG